The proteins below come from a single Pedobacter aquae genomic window:
- a CDS encoding LOG family protein has translation MTNDEKIRSAFENKTWQEIKVTDSWQIFKIMAEFVDGFEKLAKIGPCVSIFGSARTPTENKYYQIAVETGKLLTERGYGVITGGGPGIMEAGNKGAFEAGGKSVGLNIELPFEQFHNRYIDRDKILEFDYFFIRKVMFMKYSQGYIVLPGGFGTMDELFEAMTLIQTGKIARFPIVLVGKDYWTGLIDWIKNTMLEQERNISPEDLNLFRLVDTAEEAAEHIFRFYEKYVLKPNF, from the coding sequence ACAAAACTTGGCAAGAAATAAAAGTAACAGACTCTTGGCAGATATTTAAAATCATGGCCGAGTTTGTTGATGGTTTTGAGAAGTTGGCTAAAATAGGTCCTTGTGTATCTATTTTTGGTTCTGCCAGAACACCAACAGAAAATAAGTACTACCAAATAGCTGTAGAAACTGGTAAACTATTAACAGAACGTGGTTATGGTGTAATTACTGGTGGTGGCCCTGGTATTATGGAAGCCGGTAATAAAGGTGCTTTTGAGGCAGGAGGGAAGTCTGTAGGTTTAAATATAGAACTACCTTTTGAGCAATTTCATAACAGATATATCGATAGAGATAAAATATTAGAGTTTGATTACTTCTTTATCAGGAAGGTGATGTTTATGAAGTATTCTCAAGGCTATATTGTTTTACCTGGTGGTTTTGGTACTATGGATGAGCTTTTTGAAGCCATGACTTTAATACAAACAGGAAAAATAGCTCGTTTCCCAATAGTTTTAGTCGGTAAGGATTACTGGACAGGCCTTATAGATTGGATAAAAAACACCATGCTAGAGCAAGAAAGAAATATCAGTCCGGAAGATTTGAATCTTTTTAGGCTGGTAGATACCGCTGAAGAAGCTGCAGAGCATATTTTTAGATTTTACGAGAAATACGTTCTTAAGCCAAACTTCTAA